In Jejubacter calystegiae, the following are encoded in one genomic region:
- a CDS encoding ABC transporter substrate-binding protein, with translation MTHIMQRIGALCAAAALFGFSTVAMAKPLTIGMSFQEMNNAYFVTMKEALDQAAGEINAQVITADARHDVSKQINDIEDMLQKKIDILLINPADSVGVESAVNEAKKAGVVVIAIDAQAQGPIDAFVGSKNYDAGFKSGEYLAKALGGKGKVAILDGIPVVPILERVKGFEAAMKKYPDIEIVTKQNGRQERDTAMTVTENMLQGNPDLAGLFSVNDVGALGALSAIQANGASIKLVSVDGHPEAIKEIMKPNSPFIATSAQYPRDMVRLGIGVALAKHWGSQVPKTVPLDVKLITKDNGKDFSW, from the coding sequence ATGACTCACATCATGCAACGCATCGGCGCGCTTTGTGCCGCAGCGGCCCTGTTTGGCTTTTCCACTGTAGCCATGGCAAAGCCGCTGACCATCGGCATGTCGTTTCAGGAGATGAACAACGCCTACTTTGTCACCATGAAAGAAGCGCTGGACCAGGCGGCGGGGGAGATTAACGCCCAGGTGATTACCGCCGATGCCCGCCACGATGTCTCCAAACAGATCAACGACATCGAAGATATGCTGCAAAAGAAAATCGACATTTTGCTGATCAATCCCGCAGATTCCGTGGGCGTGGAATCGGCCGTTAATGAAGCGAAGAAGGCTGGAGTGGTGGTGATCGCCATCGACGCTCAGGCTCAGGGGCCCATCGACGCCTTTGTCGGTTCCAAAAACTACGATGCAGGCTTTAAGTCCGGGGAATATCTGGCTAAAGCGCTGGGCGGTAAGGGCAAAGTCGCCATTCTCGACGGGATTCCGGTAGTGCCGATTCTTGAGCGGGTAAAAGGTTTTGAAGCGGCGATGAAGAAGTATCCCGATATTGAGATCGTGACCAAACAGAACGGGCGTCAGGAACGCGACACCGCGATGACCGTGACTGAAAACATGCTGCAGGGCAATCCGGATCTCGCCGGTCTGTTTAGCGTCAACGACGTCGGCGCCCTTGGCGCGCTGTCGGCCATCCAGGCTAACGGCGCCAGCATCAAACTGGTGAGCGTGGACGGTCATCCGGAAGCCATCAAGGAGATTATGAAACCCAACTCACCGTTTATCGCCACGTCGGCGCAGTACCCGCGCGATATGGTGCGGCTGGGTATCGGCGTGGCGCTGGCGAAGCACTGGGGCAGCCAGGTACCGAAAACCGTGCCGCTGGACGTGAAATTAATTACCAAAGATAACGGCAAAGATTTCAGCTGGTAA
- a CDS encoding LacI family DNA-binding transcriptional regulator — translation MTGKAPKAATIKDIARLAGVTNITVSRTFTAPEKVRPETRERILAAARQLNYVPNAFARSIKSSRSRIIGVVTDDTFNMVYAHIIKALCRLADARGYSVMIFTTNGNRQTEARALSTLVSYKAAGIVLSVVEDSERYDTSHIDVVLNSGTPLIQLDRQFDSRLPAVFLNNSRAGELVAEAVNRKGYRNILVVGGNEHSHITQHRIAGIRSGLGPEVNVRYFYSDYRYENAKAMLQSWFSTVNEHYDCIVGLNGMITLAAVHVALRWDFQDLGFISIDEVPCAEDYRVLIPHIWHDNNQWAKLVSENMFAAIERQPFEARVMINGFLKNV, via the coding sequence ATGACCGGAAAAGCGCCGAAAGCGGCCACCATCAAAGATATCGCCAGGCTGGCTGGCGTCACCAACATTACCGTGTCACGCACCTTTACCGCCCCGGAGAAGGTGCGCCCGGAAACCCGGGAGCGCATTCTGGCGGCGGCGCGTCAGCTCAACTACGTGCCCAACGCTTTTGCCCGCAGCATTAAGTCCAGCCGCAGCCGGATTATCGGTGTGGTCACTGACGATACCTTCAACATGGTCTATGCCCATATCATCAAGGCGTTGTGTCGGCTGGCGGATGCCCGCGGCTATTCGGTGATGATCTTTACCACCAACGGCAACCGCCAGACCGAAGCCCGGGCGCTGAGTACTCTGGTCAGCTACAAGGCGGCGGGGATTGTGCTGTCGGTGGTGGAGGATTCCGAGCGCTACGACACCAGTCATATCGACGTGGTACTCAATTCGGGTACCCCGCTGATTCAGTTGGATCGCCAGTTCGACAGTCGGCTCCCGGCGGTGTTTCTGAACAACAGCCGTGCCGGCGAGCTGGTGGCCGAGGCGGTGAACCGCAAGGGGTATCGCAATATTCTGGTGGTGGGCGGCAATGAGCATTCGCACATTACCCAGCACCGCATTGCCGGGATCCGCAGCGGTCTGGGTCCGGAGGTGAACGTCCGCTACTTCTACAGCGACTACCGCTACGAAAACGCCAAAGCGATGCTGCAATCCTGGTTTTCCACGGTCAACGAGCACTACGACTGCATCGTTGGGCTGAATGGTATGATCACCCTGGCGGCGGTGCACGTGGCGCTGCGCTGGGATTTTCAGGACCTGGGATTTATCTCTATCGACGAAGTGCCCTGCGCCGAGGACTACCGGGTGCTCATTCCCCATATCTGGCACGACAATAACCAGTGGGCGAAGCTGGTTTCCGAAAATATGTTTGCCGCGATTGAACGTCAGCCGTTCGAGGCCCGGGTCATGATTAATGGCTTTCTGAAAAACGTCTGA